The following coding sequences are from one Rhineura floridana isolate rRhiFlo1 chromosome 2, rRhiFlo1.hap2, whole genome shotgun sequence window:
- the PTDSS2 gene encoding phosphatidylserine synthase 2 isoform X2, which produces MIRDWWMCMIISVMFEFLEYSLEHQLPNFSECWWDHWIMDVILCNGLGIYCGMKTLGWLSLKTYKWQGLWNIPTYKGKMKRIAFQFTPYSWVKFEWKPASSLRRWLAVCGIIFIFLLAELNTFYLKFVLWMPPEHYLVLLRLVFYVNVGGVAMREIYDFMDDPKFYKKLGQQAWLVAAITATEFLIVVKYDPYTLTLSLPFYITQCWILGITLVLTWTVWRFFIRDITLRYKEIRRQKQEHKYGKDKCLSNGDGHPVLADEHSGNRLREKKL; this is translated from the exons ATGATTCGTGATTGGTGGATGTGCATGATTATCAGTGTAATGTTTGAATTTCTGGAGTATAGTCTAGAACATCAGCTCCCAAACTTCAGTGAATGCTGGTGGGACCAT TGGATTATGGATGTAATATTATGCAATGGACTTGGCATTTACTGTGGAATGAAGACTTTGGGATGGCTTTCCTTGAAAACTTATAAATGGCAAGGACTTTGGAACATTCCCACATACAA AGGAAAAATGAAGAGAATTGCCTTCCAATTCACACCATACAGCTGGGTTAAATTTGAGTGGAAGCCAGCATCCAGTCTTCGCAGATGGCTAGCAGTCTGTGGTATTATCTTTATA ttttTATTGGCAGAGTTGAACACCTTTTACTTGAAATTCGTCTTGTGGATGCCTCCAGAACACTATTTGGTCCTGCTGCGACTTGTCTTTTATGTGAATGTGGGAGGTGTAGCAATGAGAGAGATCTATGACTTCATGGATGATCC AAAGTTCTATAAGAAGTTGGGTCAGCAGGCATGGCTGGTTGCTGCTATCACAGCTACAGAGTTCCTTATTGTGGTAAAATATGATCCCTACACCCTAACACTGTCACTTCCTTTCTACATTACTCAGTGCTGGATCCTTGGAATCACACTTGTGCTTACTTGGACAGTATGGCGCTTCTTTATTCG TGACATCACCTTACGGTATAAAGAGATAAGAAGGCAAAAACAAGAACATAAATATGGAAAGGACAAGTGTTTAAGCAATGGCGATGGACATCCTGTACTGGCAGATGAGCACAGTGGGAATAGACTAAGAGAGAAAAAACTTTGA